Part of the Gilliamella sp. wkB7 genome is shown below.
GATGGTAATGATTTTAAAAACCAGATATGAGCAGTTGGAGAAGCAAGCTCAATGTGCCCCATACGTTCACGACGCACTTTAGCTTGAGTGACTTCTACACCACATTTTTCACAGATCACACCACGGTGTTTTAAACGTTTATATTTTCCACATAAACATTCATAATCTTTCACAGGTCCAAAAATACGCGCACAAAACAATCCATCACGTTCAGGCTTGAACGTACGATAATTAATTGTTTCAGGTTTTTTGACTTCACCAAAAGACCATGAACGGATCATATCAGGAGAGGCAAGACCTATCTTGATAGCGTCAAAATCTTCAGTTTTAGTTTGTGCTTTTAGAAACTTTAGTAAGTCTTTCACAATTGACTCCTATGGAGTTAAATCAATTAGATAACTTATTATTACTAATAAGTTATCCCTATAAATAGAAATCATTTGAACTAGAGAAGATTACTCTTCGTCTAACTCTATATTAATACCTAACGAACGAATCTCTTTTAACAATACATTAAATGATTCTGGTATCGCAGGTTCCATACGATGATCACCATCTACAATATTTTTGTACATCTTAGTACGACCGTTCACGTCATCTGACTTAACAGTTAACATTTCTTGTAAGGTATAAGCAGCACCATATGCCTCAAGTGCCCATACTTCCATCTCACCGAAACGCTGACCACCGAATTGAGCTTTACCACCCAATGGTTGCTGAGTAACCAGACTGTATGAACCTGTAGAACGAGCATGCATTTTGTCATCAACCAAGTGGTTCAATTTGAGCATATACATGTAACCAACAGTTACAGGACGTTCAAATTGTTCACCTGTACGACCATCATACAACGTAATTTGTCCAGAAGTTGGTAGATCACCAAGTTCAAGTAATGCCTTAATTTCTTGCTCTTTAGCACCATCAAATACAGGTGTAGCAAGTGGCATACCATTACGTAAATTCTGTGCCAGAGTCATGACTTCTTGATCAGTAAATTCAGCAACATTAACTTTTTGCGCTGCACCTAAACCAAGGTCATACGCTTTTTGGATAAATTCGCGTAATTTAGCTAATTCTTGCTGTTCTTTCAGCATAGTATCAATCTTCTGACCAATACCTTTAGCCGCCATACCTAAGTGAGTTTCTAGAATCTGCCCGATATTCATACGTGATGGAACCCCCAGTGGGTTTAATACGATATCAACCGGACGGCCTTTGTTATCATATGGCATATCTTCAATTGGGTTAATTTTAGAGATAACCCCTTTGTTACCATGACGACCAGCCATTTTATCCCCAGGCTGGATTTGACGTTTAACAGCTAAATAAACTTTAACAATTTTTAACACACCAGGTTGTAAATCATCGCCTTGGGTGATCTTCATGCGTTTAGCTTCAAGTTTTTTGTTAAATTCAGCTTTAATTTCTTCGTGCTGTTCTGCAAGTTGCTCTAATTGAGCTTGTTTATCTTCGTTCGCAATACCGATTGTTAACCATTTTTCACGTGGTAAAGCATCCAATTTGTCAGCTTTAATTCCACCAGCAATTAACACATCACGAATACGAGCAAACAAAGCAGCTTCTAAAATGTTAAGTTCTTCAGTTAAATCTTTACGTGCTTGTTTTAATTGCATGTCTTCAATTTCAAGTGCACGTTTATCTTTTTGTACACCATCACGTGTAAAGACTTGAACATCAATTACTGTACCAGAAACACCATTTGGCACACGTAAAGAAGTATCTTTAACATCAGACGCTTTCTCACCAAAAATCGCACGCAGTAGTTTTTCTTCTGGGGTTAATTGAGTTTCACCTTTTGGTGTCACTTTACCAACCAGAATATCACCGCCTTTAACTTCAGCACCGATATAAACAATACCTGATTCATCAAGTTTAGAAAGTGCAGCTTCACCTACATTTGGAATGTCGGCAGTGATTTCTTCAGCACCTAGTTTAGTATCTCGTGAGATACAAGATAGTTCTTGAATATGAATCGAAGTAAAACGGTCATCTTGTACAACTTTTTCAGAAACTAAAATTGAATCCTCAAAGTTATAACCATTCCATGGCATGAAAGCCACGCGCATGTTTTGACCTAATGCTAATTCACCTAAATCAGTTGATGGACCGTCAGCAAGAACATCGCCTCGTTCAACTTTTTCACCTAATTTCACACATGGAATTTGATTGATACAAGTATTTTGGTTAGAACGGGTATATTTAGTTAAGTTATAAATATCAATACCTGTTTCACCAGCGTACATTTCATCATCATTAACGTTAATTACAATGCGTGATGCATCAACATATTGAACAGTACCACCACGACGAGCTACTGCAGTTACACCTGAGTCAACTGCTACAGCCCTTTCCATACCAGTTCCAACAAATGGTTTTTCCGCTTTTAATGTCGGTACTGCTTGACGTTGCATGTTCGCACCCATTAGGGCACGGTTCGCATCATCATGCTCTAAGAATGGAATTAATGAAGCACCAACCGATACGATTTGCTGAGTTGATACGTCCATATAGTGAACTTGTTCAGGACTATATAAACCTGACTCACCATTTAAACGGCAAGTAACTAAGTCTTCTTTAAAGCGTCCGTCTTCATCAAGGTTTGAGTTAGCCTGAGCAATAACAAATTCGCTTTCATCAATCGCTGATAAATAATTAATTTCATCAGTTACAATACCATCGATAACTCGACGATATGGCGTTTCTAAGAAACCATACTCATTAGTACGAGAATAAACTGCTAATGAGTTAATCAAACCAATGTTCGGACCTTCAGGTGTCTCAATCGGACATACACGACCATAATGAGTAGGATGTACGTCACGCACTTCAAATCCTGCTCGTTCACGAGTTAAACCACCAGGACCTAATGCTGAAATACGACGTTTGTGAGTAATTTCAGATAATGGATTGTTTTGATCCATAAACTGAGATAATTGGCTAGAACCAAAGAACTCACGGATTGCAGCTGAAATCGGTTTAGCATTGATCATATCTTGTGGCATCAGTGAATCTAAATCACCTAAAGATAAACGTTCTTTAACAGCTCGCTCTACACGAACTAAACCAATACGGAATTGGTTTTCTGCCATTTCACCAACGCTACGAATACGACGATTACCTAAATGGTCGATATCATCAACTTCACCATGACCATTACGAATGCCGATTAATTTCTTCATTACGTCAACGATATCATCTTTTGTTAAGACGCTTTCGCCTTCGATATCTTCACGACCTAAAGAACGATTAAATTTCATTCGACCAACTGCAGATAAATCATAACGCTCGTCAGAGAAGAATAAATTATCAAATAACGCTTCTGCCGCCTCTTTTGTTGGTGGTTCACCAGGACGCATCATACGATAAATTTCAACTAATGCACCTAATCGATCACGAGTTGAATCAACATTTAAGGTTTCAGAAATAAATGGTCCATGATCAAGATCATTAGTAAATAATGTTTCGATCTTTCTATGGCCAGCATTAGTTAATTCAAGCAGTAGCTCTAATGAAATTGGTGTATTTGCAAAAGCAATAACTTCGCCTGTCGCTTCATTGACATAATTTTTAGCTAACACTTTATTAACTATATATTCAACAGGTACATCAATTTTAGTGACGTTATCTTTATCTAATTCACGGATGTGGCGAGCGGTAATACGACGACCTTTTTCAGCATAAACTTTGCCTTTTGATTCGATATCAAAAAGAGCTGTTTCGCCACGTAAACGTTCTGGAACAAGATCCATTTTCAGTTTGGATTTGCCCACTTCAAAAATAGTTTTCTCGAAGAAAATATCTAAAATTTCTTCTGTTTCATAACCTAAGGCACGTAAAATAATTGTTGCTGGAAGTTTACGACGACGGTCAATACGGGCAAAAAGATTATCTTTTGGATCAAATTCAAAATCAAGCCAAGAGCCACGATAAGGAATAATCCGAGCATTATATAAAACTTTACCAGAAGAGTGTGTTTTACCTTTATCACTATCAAAGAACACACCTGGACTACGATGTAATTGTGATACGATTACACGTTCAGTACCGTTGATCACAAACGTACCATTGTCCGTCATTAAAGGAATTTCGCCCATGTAGACGTCTTGCTCTTTAATATCTTTTACTGTTCCTTCTGGCGCATCTTTATCATAAATAACTAAACGTAATTTAACGCGCAACGGTGCTGAGTAAGTGATCCCCCTAATTTGACATTCTTTAACATCAAACACAGGTTCGCCCATTTTAAAGCTCACGTATTGTAACTCAGCATTACCACTATAACTTTTTATCGGAAATATTGAACGAAATGCGGCTTCTAAGCCATATTGACCTTCTGGATCTTGTTCAATAAATTTCTGGAACGAATCAAGTTGAATAGAAAGAAGATACGGTATATCCAAGACTTGTGGACGCTTACCAAAATTCTTACGAATTCGTTTTTTCTCGGTATAAGAGTAAACCATTAGTTCCTCAACTTGCTTATCTGCTATTTTAGCATGATTAAATATTCATCAGGGGGTACTACCTTCAAATAATAACGCCTGACACCTCATCGAAAATATCTTTAAATATCAATTGATTAGGCTTAGTAAATATACTATTTCTTTATTACTTTTTATTGATAATCTTCAAATAAAATTCTTTGACTTTTTACAGCGCAAAAAGGCTGGAGGTAAAAAACCCCCAGCCATTTAGGTTGCTATCGATAAACTTATTTAAGTTCGACAACTGCACCAGATTCTTCAAGTGCCTTTTTAAGTTCATCTGCATCAGCTTTGCTAACGCCTTCTTTAACTGTTGCTGGAGCTGATTCAACAAGATCTTTAGCTTCTTTCAAGCCTAAACCTGTTGCACCACGAACTGCTTTGATAACAGCTACTTTGTTCGCACCAACTTCTTTTAAGATTACATCAAATTCAGTTTTTTCTTCTGCTGCTTCAGCTGGACCAGCTGCAGCAACTGCTACAGCTGCTGCTGCAGAAACGCCAAATTTTTCTTCCATCATTGATACAAGTTCAACAACGTCCATTACAGACATTTCGGCAACTGCATCTAAAATTTGTTCTTTAGTGATAGACATAATATAGTTTCCCAAATTTACAATTTTTATTAATTAATAAAGTTCACAATCATACTGCCAATTAAGCAGCTTCTTTTTGATCGCGAACTGCTGCAAGAGTACGAACCAATTTGCCAGCTGCGGCTTCTTTCATGGTTGACATCAAGCGTGCTAATGCTTCTTCATAAGTAGGTAATGTTGCTAAGCGATCAATATTCGCTGCAGTAATCAACTCACCTTCAAAGGCTGCGGCTTTAATCTCAAATTTATCATTTTCTTTAGCAAACGCTTTAAAAATACGCGCTGCAGCACCTGGGTGCTCATTTGAAAATGCAATTAGAGTTGGACCAACAAACGTATCTTTTAAACACTCGTATTGAGTTCCCTCAACAACACGGCGTAATAGCGTATTACGAACAACACGCATATAAACACCAGCTTCACGAGCAGACTTACGTAATGCAGTCATTTTTTCTACAGTTACGCCACGAGAATCAGCAACAACTGCAGAAAGCGCACCTTTGGCGATTTCATTAACTTCAGCAACAATTTCTTGTTTATTTTGAAGATTTAGTGCCATTGGTATTGCTCCTGGATTAAACTAGGCAAAGCCTAGACTGATTTTAACTAGCTACACATGTAGCTAGCATAACCACGATGAGCAGAATCCCTCTATTATATCTATCAGGTTCTGTCACCGTCTACGTAGGAAAATTAAGTAGTTAAACTTCAACTACACCTACGGTCTTGGACGGGGTCTGGTTAAGGCCAGACACCAACCGATTCTTATTGTTTAATCAATAAAAGTATAATTAAACAGTTGCATTTAATGTTGCTTGATCAATAGCAACACCAGCACCCATTGTGGTAGAAAGGCTAACTTTCTTCACAAATACACCTTTAGAAGAGGCTGGTTTTGCACGTTTTAACGCAACAAGTAATGCTTCTAAATTCTCTTTAAGTTTCGCTGCATCAAAATCAGCTTTACCGATAGTAGTATGGATAATACCATTTTTATCATTACGGTAACGGATCTGACCAGCTTTAGCATTTTTAACTGCTTCTGCAACATTAGGCGTTACAGTACCAACTTTAGGATTTGGCATTAAACCACGTGGTCCTAAAATTTGACCTAATTGACCAACAACACGCATAGCGTCTGGTGATGCAATAACAACATCAAAATCCATTTCGCCTTTTTTGATTTGATCAGCTAGATCATCCATACCAACTAGTTCTGCGCCAGCTTCTTTAGCTGCTTCTGCATTTGCACCTTGAGTAAATACAGCAACGCGAACACTACGACCAGTACCATGTGGAAGTACAATTGCACCACGCACATTTTGATCTGATTTACGTGAATCAATACCTAAATTAACAGCAACATCAACACTTTCTGTAAATTTAGCAGTTGCGAATTCTTTTAATAAAGCAATAGCTTCATTAATTTCATATTGTTTAGTCGCATTTACTTTTTCGCGGATAAGTTTAGCTTTCTTAGATAATTTAGCCATTGATTAACCCTCCACTTCCAAGCCCATTGAACGAGCTGTTCCTTCAATAGAACGCATCATTGTTTCAATGGTAGCACCATTCATATCTGCAGCTTTTAATTCAGCAATTTCGCGAATCTGAGCACTTGTAATTTTACCTACTTTTTTCTTGTTAGGTTCGCCAGAACCAGACTTGATTTTAGCAGCTTTCTTTAATAAAACCGCAGCAGGAGGAGTTTTAGTTACAAATGTAAATGAACGGTCAGAATATACTGTAATAACAACAGGAATAGGTAAACCTTTTTCCATGCTTTCTGTTTTTGCATTAAATGCTTTACAGAATTCCATAATGTTAACACCATGTTGACCTAGAGCAGGACCAACTGGCGGACTAGGATTCGCTGCACCAGCTGCAACTTGCAACTTGATGTAAGCTTGTACTTTTTTTGCCATTTTTGATTTTCCTTTTCTCGGGTGCAAACGCCTCTATTAATAATAGTTA
Proteins encoded:
- the rpoB gene encoding DNA-directed RNA polymerase subunit beta encodes the protein MVYSYTEKKRIRKNFGKRPQVLDIPYLLSIQLDSFQKFIEQDPEGQYGLEAAFRSIFPIKSYSGNAELQYVSFKMGEPVFDVKECQIRGITYSAPLRVKLRLVIYDKDAPEGTVKDIKEQDVYMGEIPLMTDNGTFVINGTERVIVSQLHRSPGVFFDSDKGKTHSSGKVLYNARIIPYRGSWLDFEFDPKDNLFARIDRRRKLPATIILRALGYETEEILDIFFEKTIFEVGKSKLKMDLVPERLRGETALFDIESKGKVYAEKGRRITARHIRELDKDNVTKIDVPVEYIVNKVLAKNYVNEATGEVIAFANTPISLELLLELTNAGHRKIETLFTNDLDHGPFISETLNVDSTRDRLGALVEIYRMMRPGEPPTKEAAEALFDNLFFSDERYDLSAVGRMKFNRSLGREDIEGESVLTKDDIVDVMKKLIGIRNGHGEVDDIDHLGNRRIRSVGEMAENQFRIGLVRVERAVKERLSLGDLDSLMPQDMINAKPISAAIREFFGSSQLSQFMDQNNPLSEITHKRRISALGPGGLTRERAGFEVRDVHPTHYGRVCPIETPEGPNIGLINSLAVYSRTNEYGFLETPYRRVIDGIVTDEINYLSAIDESEFVIAQANSNLDEDGRFKEDLVTCRLNGESGLYSPEQVHYMDVSTQQIVSVGASLIPFLEHDDANRALMGANMQRQAVPTLKAEKPFVGTGMERAVAVDSGVTAVARRGGTVQYVDASRIVINVNDDEMYAGETGIDIYNLTKYTRSNQNTCINQIPCVKLGEKVERGDVLADGPSTDLGELALGQNMRVAFMPWNGYNFEDSILVSEKVVQDDRFTSIHIQELSCISRDTKLGAEEITADIPNVGEAALSKLDESGIVYIGAEVKGGDILVGKVTPKGETQLTPEEKLLRAIFGEKASDVKDTSLRVPNGVSGTVIDVQVFTRDGVQKDKRALEIEDMQLKQARKDLTEELNILEAALFARIRDVLIAGGIKADKLDALPREKWLTIGIANEDKQAQLEQLAEQHEEIKAEFNKKLEAKRMKITQGDDLQPGVLKIVKVYLAVKRQIQPGDKMAGRHGNKGVISKINPIEDMPYDNKGRPVDIVLNPLGVPSRMNIGQILETHLGMAAKGIGQKIDTMLKEQQELAKLREFIQKAYDLGLGAAQKVNVAEFTDQEVMTLAQNLRNGMPLATPVFDGAKEQEIKALLELGDLPTSGQITLYDGRTGEQFERPVTVGYMYMLKLNHLVDDKMHARSTGSYSLVTQQPLGGKAQFGGQRFGEMEVWALEAYGAAYTLQEMLTVKSDDVNGRTKMYKNIVDGDHRMEPAIPESFNVLLKEIRSLGINIELDEE
- the rplL gene encoding 50S ribosomal protein L7/L12 gives rise to the protein MSITKEQILDAVAEMSVMDVVELVSMMEEKFGVSAAAAVAVAAAGPAEAAEEKTEFDVILKEVGANKVAVIKAVRGATGLGLKEAKDLVESAPATVKEGVSKADADELKKALEESGAVVELK
- the rplJ gene encoding 50S ribosomal protein L10, with the protein product MALNLQNKQEIVAEVNEIAKGALSAVVADSRGVTVEKMTALRKSAREAGVYMRVVRNTLLRRVVEGTQYECLKDTFVGPTLIAFSNEHPGAAARIFKAFAKENDKFEIKAAAFEGELITAANIDRLATLPTYEEALARLMSTMKEAAAGKLVRTLAAVRDQKEAA
- the rplA gene encoding 50S ribosomal protein L1, whose protein sequence is MAKLSKKAKLIREKVNATKQYEINEAIALLKEFATAKFTESVDVAVNLGIDSRKSDQNVRGAIVLPHGTGRSVRVAVFTQGANAEAAKEAGAELVGMDDLADQIKKGEMDFDVVIASPDAMRVVGQLGQILGPRGLMPNPKVGTVTPNVAEAVKNAKAGQIRYRNDKNGIIHTTIGKADFDAAKLKENLEALLVALKRAKPASSKGVFVKKVSLSTTMGAGVAIDQATLNATV
- the rplK gene encoding 50S ribosomal protein L11, with protein sequence MAKKVQAYIKLQVAAGAANPSPPVGPALGQHGVNIMEFCKAFNAKTESMEKGLPIPVVITVYSDRSFTFVTKTPPAAVLLKKAAKIKSGSGEPNKKKVGKITSAQIREIAELKAADMNGATIETMMRSIEGTARSMGLEVEG